The Budorcas taxicolor isolate Tak-1 chromosome 5, Takin1.1, whole genome shotgun sequence genome includes a window with the following:
- the ZNF25 gene encoding zinc finger protein 25, which translates to MNKYRGPVTFKDITVEFTREEWKLLDTAQRTLYREVMQENYSHLISVGYCANRPNAIFKLKQGKEPWILEVQFPRQNNPEDLCNTHDQGARCPESQAENSRNGELKKHQKTHTNEKTYKCNECGKSFYQKSILIIHEHTHSKDKPSECEKSDSQNGDLTRQPKTPTREKTYECKECKKTFYHLSSLSRHLRTHAGEKPYECNQCEKSFYQKPHLMEHQKTHTGEKPFECTECGKFFYVKAYLMVHQKTHTGEKPYECKECRKSFSQKSHLTVHQRTHTGEKPYKCKECGKFFSRNSHLKTHQRTHTGEKPYECKECGKCFYQKSALTVHQRTHTGEKPFECNKCGKTFYYKSDLTKHQRKHTGEKPYECNECGKSFSVNSVLRLHQRTHTGEKPYECKECGKSFSQKSHFVIHQRKHTGEKPYECKECKETFFQKSKLTAHQKTHTEGKSL; encoded by the exons ATGAACAAGTACAGG GGACCAGTAACATTTAAGGATATTACTGTGGAATTCACCCGGGAGGAATGGAAGTTGCTGGACACTGCTCAGAGGACCCTATATAGAGAAGTAATGCAGGAGAACTACAGTCACCTCATCTCAGTGG GCTATTGTGCAAATAGACCAAATGCAATCTTCAAGTTGAAGCAAGGAAAAGAACCATGGATATTAGAAGTACAATTTCCACGTCAGAACAACCCTG AAGACCTATGCAATACTCATGACCAAGGAGCAAGATGCCCAGAAAGCCAAGCTGAAAATTCAAG GAATGGAGAACTCAAGAAACATCAGAAAACTCATACCAATGAGAAAACCtataaatgtaatgaatgtggaaaGTCCTTCTACCAGAAGTCTATCCTCATAATACATGAGCATACTCATTCAAAGGACAAACCCAGCGAATGTGAGAAATCCGACTCTCAGAATGGAGACCTCACAAGACAACCAAAAACTCCTACCAGAGAGAAGACCTATGAATGTAAAGAATGTAAGAAAACTTTCTACCATCTGTCATCTCTCAGTAGACATTTGAGAACTCATGCAGGAGAGAAACCCTACGAATGTAATCAGTGTGAGAAATCCTTCTACCAGAAGCCACACCTCATGGAACAtcagaaaacacacacaggaGAAAAACCCTTTGAATGTACTGAATGTGGGAAGTTCTTCTATGTTAAGGCATACCTCATGGTACATCAGAAAACACACACAGGGGAGAAACCAtatgaatgtaaggaatgtaGGAAGTCCTTTTCCCAGAAATCACACCTCACAGTACATCAGAGAACACACACAGGGGAGAAACCCTAtaaatgtaaggaatgtgggaaaTTCTTCTCTAGAAATTCACACCTCAAAACTCATCAGCGAACTCACACGggagagaaaccttatgaatgtaaggaatgtggtAAATGCTTCTACCAGAAGTCAGCTTTAACAGTACATCAGCGAACTCATACAGGGGAGAAACCCTTTGAATGTAATAAATGTGGAAAAACCTTTTACTATAAATCAGACCTCACTAAACATCAGAGAAAacacacaggggagaagccctatgaatgtaatgaatgtggtAAATCTTTCTCTGTGAATTCAGTCCTCAGATTACATCAAAGgactcacacaggagagaaaccctatgaatgcaAGGAATGTGGGAAATCTTTCTCTCAGAAGTCACATTTTGTTATACATCAGAGAaaacacacaggagagaaaccctatgaatgtaaggagtgtaaggaaacattttttcaaaaatcaaaactcACTGCACATCAGAAGACACACACAGAAGGGAAAAGCTTATAA